From a region of the Pseudoclavibacter endophyticus genome:
- a CDS encoding ABC transporter substrate-binding protein, whose product MSRTAKHTTTTGRVMRAAAMAAGLLLAVTACAGGGAAGEGPGEAGDPVAGGDLTVLLDAGFSGDWPTGFDPATSNGVGANLGQNAAIFGGLFTLETNDAGEGEIVPNQAESYEFSDDGLVLTIKLREGIEFSDGTPLNAEAVVWNWVRIFSWGSTSAPTIRLDDTRPAPEYSPEFMESLTNALPDDITEEEVNSRLSSIQAVDEYTVDIALTVVNGAFVNTFPTSPLNNIASPAAYAEQGHEQFKLTPVGAGPFTVVNNTLSDRLDLTRNDAYFKEGLPYLDNLSFQAVAGGQVGFQALQAGQGDVFEGLSDTTLIEQAGNTPGFQAVPGPATSPYVIQLNTRQAPFDDKRAREAIYYATNFEAINEGLFGGQAEMSQSFTASGGLFHMPEIEGYRTYDLEKAKALVEELGGLTVELGTTDITTARSVTTALQTQWQEAGIDVTIDAKPLGDVITKFTTGDWESMLQTAGAWDPSAGIGVQVRFGSSSPFSGAPLPEGASSGEEAVQLGLTSELDDLLAASVATIDPEERAAAYEAIATYISDEAYAPFGTAFTPSQIVRDGVHGPGLDEPIPALSVNQGVLYDRVWRAQ is encoded by the coding sequence ATGAGCAGAACCGCGAAACACACGACGACGACGGGGCGGGTGATGCGCGCCGCAGCGATGGCCGCAGGCCTGCTCCTCGCGGTCACCGCCTGCGCGGGAGGCGGGGCAGCGGGCGAGGGCCCGGGAGAAGCCGGCGATCCCGTCGCCGGCGGCGACCTCACCGTGCTGCTCGACGCCGGGTTCTCGGGCGACTGGCCCACCGGTTTCGACCCCGCGACGAGCAACGGGGTCGGCGCCAACCTCGGACAGAACGCGGCGATCTTCGGTGGCCTGTTCACCCTCGAGACGAACGACGCCGGCGAGGGCGAGATCGTGCCCAACCAGGCCGAGAGCTACGAGTTCTCCGACGACGGCCTCGTGTTGACGATCAAGCTGCGCGAGGGCATCGAGTTCAGCGACGGCACCCCGCTCAACGCCGAGGCGGTCGTGTGGAACTGGGTACGCATCTTCTCGTGGGGATCGACGAGCGCGCCGACGATCAGGCTTGACGACACGCGGCCGGCGCCCGAGTACTCGCCCGAGTTCATGGAGAGCCTCACGAACGCGCTCCCGGACGACATCACCGAAGAAGAGGTGAACTCGCGGCTCAGCTCGATCCAGGCGGTTGACGAATACACGGTCGACATCGCCCTGACCGTCGTGAACGGCGCGTTCGTAAACACGTTCCCGACGTCGCCGCTCAACAACATCGCGTCGCCGGCGGCCTACGCCGAGCAGGGGCACGAGCAGTTCAAACTCACGCCGGTCGGCGCAGGGCCGTTCACGGTCGTCAACAACACGCTGAGCGACCGGCTCGATCTCACCAGGAACGATGCCTACTTCAAGGAGGGGCTGCCCTATCTGGACAACCTGTCGTTCCAGGCGGTCGCTGGCGGCCAGGTCGGATTCCAGGCGCTGCAAGCAGGCCAGGGCGACGTCTTCGAGGGCTTGAGCGACACGACCCTCATCGAGCAGGCCGGCAACACGCCTGGCTTCCAGGCCGTGCCCGGGCCGGCGACCTCGCCCTACGTGATCCAGCTCAATACGCGCCAGGCGCCGTTCGACGACAAGCGAGCACGCGAGGCGATCTACTACGCCACGAACTTCGAGGCCATCAACGAAGGCCTCTTCGGGGGCCAGGCCGAGATGAGCCAGTCGTTCACGGCATCGGGCGGTCTGTTCCACATGCCGGAGATCGAGGGGTATCGCACCTACGACCTCGAGAAGGCGAAGGCGCTCGTCGAAGAGCTCGGCGGCTTGACCGTCGAGCTCGGGACGACCGACATCACGACGGCGCGATCGGTCACGACGGCGCTGCAGACCCAGTGGCAGGAAGCCGGCATCGATGTCACGATCGACGCGAAGCCGCTCGGCGACGTGATCACGAAGTTCACGACCGGCGACTGGGAGTCCATGCTCCAGACCGCCGGGGCGTGGGACCCGTCGGCCGGCATCGGCGTGCAGGTCCGCTTCGGCTCGAGCTCGCCGTTCAGCGGGGCACCACTGCCGGAGGGCGCTTCCTCGGGTGAGGAGGCCGTGCAGCTCGGCCTCACGAGCGAGCTCGACGACCTGCTCGCCGCCTCGGTCGCCACAATCGACCCCGAGGAGCGCGCGGCGGCGTACGAGGCGATCGCCACGTACATCTCAGACGAGGCGTACGCCCCCTTCGGGACCGCCTTCACGCCCTCGCAGATCGTCCGTGACGGCGTGCACGGTCCAGGTCTCGATGAGCCGATTCCGGCCCTGTCGGTGAACCAGGGCGTGCTGTACGACCGCGTGTGGAGGGCGCAGTGA
- a CDS encoding ABC transporter permease, with translation MTSSVTNAPAAVDGAEHATLLQRLTTAPVLRIIVKRLLIAIPLLFVVSVLVFMLLEAMPGDPAQNAAGMDASPEQVEALRAQMGLDRPAPERYFSWLFGFFTGDLGTSIVSGQTVSSMLVTRLPVTLEIVFLAFVVSIGIAIPAALLAARKPGGVFDRVISFLAMTLLAVPNYVMALLLVLVFSVGLRMLPAIGYVPFMTNPIGNLASVTLPVLALGLPLACFYARFLRGDLVEQVTRTDYIDTARAKGVGPWRALWMHAFRNSSFGLLTLVGLNVGTLIGGTVIIEQIFQMPGLGMMMLQGAMSLDLAVVQMCVFIFAATAVIANLVVDVLYAVLDPRIRYGNH, from the coding sequence GTGACCTCATCAGTCACCAACGCACCGGCGGCGGTGGACGGCGCGGAGCACGCGACACTGCTCCAGCGTCTCACCACCGCCCCGGTGCTGCGCATCATCGTCAAGCGGCTACTGATTGCGATCCCGCTGCTGTTCGTCGTCAGCGTGCTCGTGTTCATGCTGCTCGAGGCGATGCCCGGCGACCCGGCGCAGAACGCCGCCGGCATGGATGCGTCGCCCGAGCAGGTCGAGGCGCTTCGCGCGCAGATGGGACTCGACCGCCCGGCGCCCGAGCGGTACTTCTCGTGGCTGTTCGGCTTCTTCACGGGTGACCTCGGCACGTCGATCGTCAGCGGGCAGACCGTCTCCTCGATGCTCGTCACGCGACTGCCCGTGACGCTCGAGATCGTCTTCCTGGCGTTCGTCGTCTCGATCGGCATCGCGATCCCCGCGGCGCTGCTCGCCGCCCGCAAGCCCGGCGGCGTCTTCGACCGCGTCATCTCGTTCCTGGCGATGACGCTGCTCGCCGTGCCGAATTACGTCATGGCGCTGCTGCTGGTGCTTGTCTTCTCGGTCGGGCTGCGGATGCTGCCCGCCATCGGGTACGTGCCATTCATGACGAACCCCATCGGCAACCTCGCCTCGGTGACGCTCCCCGTGCTCGCGCTCGGCTTGCCGCTCGCGTGCTTCTACGCGAGGTTCCTGCGCGGCGATCTCGTCGAGCAGGTAACGCGGACCGACTACATCGACACGGCGCGCGCCAAGGGGGTCGGCCCGTGGCGGGCCCTGTGGATGCACGCTTTCCGGAATTCGTCGTTCGGGCTCCTGACGCTCGTCGGGCTCAACGTCGGCACGCTCATCGGCGGCACGGTCATCATCGAGCAGATCTTCCAGATGCCGGGGCTCGGCATGATGATGCTGCAGGGAGCCATGTCGCTCGACCTCGCCGTCGTCCAGATGTGCGTGTTCATCTTCGCGGCCACCGCCGTCATCGCCAACCTGGTGGTCGACGTGCTGTACGCCGTGCTCGACCCGAGGATCCGCTATGGCAACCACTGA